From Streptomyces sp. NBC_00775, one genomic window encodes:
- a CDS encoding ROK family transcriptional regulator has protein sequence MPASPSTARAINDRLALRLLQQEGPLTAGQLKQLTGLSRPTVADLVERLTAAGLISIVGESGEQRRGPNARVYGIVADQAHLAALDVRTEGVSVVVSDLLGAELARASVPIADDIGTGPAVEQAVTLVERAAKEAGAERLHTVGIGAPGLIDPATGELRDSSGLPEWHRRLVAALQERLPARVLVENETNLAALAEQRDGAARDRDTFVLLWLGHGTGAAVMLDGRLRRGASGGTGEIGFLPVPGTSALPSATDCEGGFHSLAGAAAVAALAERYGVVADPTPHEPYAAALVRRAVATPGDPDSAGFLDALADRLAIGAASVIAVLDPGCVVLGGEVGRAGGDVLAARVEERLVRMSPLPTLVRASVLGGGAVLRGALLTARDGAQDELFAPPPAR, from the coding sequence ATGCCCGCATCACCGAGCACCGCCCGGGCCATCAACGACCGGCTAGCCCTGCGGCTGCTGCAGCAGGAAGGCCCCTTGACGGCAGGGCAGTTGAAGCAGCTCACCGGACTGTCCCGGCCCACCGTCGCCGACCTGGTCGAACGGCTGACGGCCGCCGGACTGATCTCGATCGTCGGGGAGTCAGGGGAGCAGCGCCGTGGCCCGAACGCCCGTGTGTACGGGATCGTCGCCGACCAAGCCCATCTCGCCGCCCTCGACGTCCGCACCGAGGGCGTCTCCGTAGTCGTCTCCGACCTCCTGGGCGCGGAGCTCGCGCGGGCGTCGGTGCCCATCGCGGACGACATCGGCACGGGGCCCGCCGTCGAGCAGGCGGTCACGCTGGTGGAACGCGCGGCCAAGGAGGCGGGGGCGGAGCGCCTGCACACGGTCGGCATCGGGGCGCCCGGCCTCATCGACCCGGCGACCGGCGAACTCCGCGACTCCTCCGGCCTTCCCGAGTGGCACCGCCGGCTGGTAGCCGCCCTCCAGGAGCGCCTGCCCGCCCGCGTCCTGGTCGAGAACGAGACGAACCTCGCCGCTCTGGCCGAACAGCGCGACGGCGCCGCGCGCGACCGCGACACGTTCGTGCTGCTGTGGCTGGGCCATGGCACCGGTGCCGCGGTGATGCTCGACGGGCGGCTCCGTCGCGGTGCCTCCGGCGGCACCGGTGAGATCGGCTTCCTCCCTGTGCCCGGTACCTCGGCGCTTCCCTCGGCGACGGACTGCGAGGGCGGATTCCACTCCTTGGCCGGGGCGGCGGCTGTGGCCGCGCTGGCGGAGCGGTACGGGGTCGTGGCGGATCCCACTCCGCACGAACCGTATGCGGCGGCGCTGGTGAGGCGGGCGGTGGCCACCCCCGGCGACCCGGACTCCGCCGGCTTCCTCGACGCCCTCGCCGACCGTCTCGCCATCGGGGCCGCGTCCGTGATCGCCGTGCTGGATCCCGGGTGTGTGGTCCTCGGGGGTGAGGTCGGGCGGGCGGGGGGTGACGTGCTCGCCGCGCGGGTCGAGGAGCGGCTGGTGCGGATGTCGCCGTTGCCGACGTTGGTGCGGGCGAGCGTGTTGGGCGGTGGTGCGGTGTTGCGCGGCGCCCTGCTGACCGCCCGCGACGGCGCCCAGGACGAACTGTTCGCGCCACCACCGGCCCGGTAG
- a CDS encoding SDR family oxidoreductase produces the protein MTTILVTGGTGTLGRLVVERLRADGHEVRVLSRHTQPYAVDLREGGAGLDAAVEGVDAIVHCATSPRGGDEQATAHLIAAARRAGVPHLVYISIVGVDVVPLGYYKAKLAVEKLIEESGLGWTILRTTQFHDLVVQLLAALTKLPVLLVPAGVSDQPIEVAEVAGRLAELAVGGPAGRVEDMGGPEVRTFPSLAGAYLRATGKRRPLAGLRLAGKAYRAFRDGGHLTPRRAVGKGTFEDYLAGRFGSESKR, from the coding sequence ATGACCACGATCCTGGTGACCGGCGGTACCGGAACCCTGGGCCGGCTCGTCGTCGAGCGGCTGAGGGCGGACGGGCACGAGGTGCGGGTGCTCAGCCGGCACACTCAGCCGTACGCCGTCGATCTGCGCGAGGGCGGTGCCGGGCTGGACGCCGCGGTCGAGGGTGTGGATGCGATCGTCCACTGCGCGACGTCGCCGCGCGGGGGCGACGAGCAGGCCACCGCGCATCTGATCGCGGCCGCGCGCCGGGCCGGTGTCCCGCACCTGGTCTACATCTCCATCGTCGGCGTCGATGTGGTGCCGCTCGGCTACTACAAGGCCAAGCTCGCCGTGGAGAAGCTGATCGAGGAGTCGGGGCTCGGCTGGACGATCCTGCGCACCACCCAGTTCCACGATCTCGTGGTCCAGCTGCTCGCGGCCCTCACCAAGCTGCCGGTCCTGCTGGTCCCCGCGGGTGTCAGCGACCAGCCGATCGAGGTCGCCGAGGTCGCCGGCCGGCTGGCCGAGCTGGCGGTCGGCGGTCCCGCGGGGCGCGTCGAGGACATGGGCGGGCCGGAGGTCCGTACGTTTCCCTCGCTGGCCGGTGCCTATCTGCGTGCCACGGGCAAGCGGCGCCCGCTCGCCGGGCTGCGCCTTGCGGGGAAGGCGTATCGGGCGTTCCGGGACGGGGGGCACCTGACGCCGCGGCGTGCGGTGGGGAAGGGCACGTTCGAGGATTACCTGGCGGGCCGGTTCGGGAGCGAGTCGAAGCGGTGA
- a CDS encoding RNA polymerase sigma-70 factor, protein MTTSLADDFETHRPRLFGLAYRMLGSAADAEDTVQDAYLRFSGADHAAVERPGAWLAKVVTNLCLNRLASARARREQYAGPWLPEPVITSDGTLGPLESAEQRDAVSLALLVLLERLTPTERAVYVLREAFAYGHREIAGVLELSEANCRQLYRRAVQRVAAPEARFVAAPEQQAGLVESFLTAAREGDLAGLESLFSAEVTWWSDGGGKVSAARRPIEGREKVLRFLAGLLGRHVSGDVDFAVAEVNGHAALVARADDRLLSVVTFEFHEGVCTEVRAVVNPDKLEFAGRQLARV, encoded by the coding sequence GTGACAACGAGCCTCGCCGACGACTTCGAGACCCATCGCCCGCGGCTGTTCGGGCTGGCCTACCGCATGCTCGGTTCCGCCGCGGACGCGGAGGACACCGTGCAGGACGCGTATCTGCGCTTCAGCGGCGCCGACCACGCGGCGGTCGAGCGGCCCGGCGCCTGGCTCGCCAAGGTCGTCACCAATCTCTGTCTCAACCGGCTGGCCTCGGCCCGCGCGCGGCGCGAACAGTACGCCGGGCCGTGGCTGCCCGAGCCGGTGATCACCTCGGACGGCACGCTCGGCCCCCTGGAGTCGGCAGAGCAGCGCGACGCGGTGTCCCTGGCCCTGTTGGTCCTCCTGGAGCGGCTCACCCCGACCGAACGCGCGGTGTACGTCCTTCGGGAGGCCTTCGCGTACGGCCATCGGGAGATCGCCGGCGTACTGGAGCTGAGCGAGGCCAACTGCCGTCAGCTGTACCGGCGGGCGGTGCAGCGGGTCGCCGCGCCGGAGGCCCGCTTCGTGGCCGCGCCCGAGCAACAGGCCGGGCTCGTCGAGTCGTTCCTCACGGCGGCCCGCGAGGGCGATCTGGCCGGTCTGGAGAGCCTGTTCTCGGCGGAGGTGACCTGGTGGTCCGACGGCGGCGGCAAGGTCTCCGCGGCACGGCGGCCGATCGAGGGGCGCGAGAAGGTTCTGCGGTTCCTGGCGGGCCTCCTGGGCCGGCACGTGTCGGGCGACGTCGACTTCGCGGTGGCGGAGGTCAACGGACACGCCGCGCTGGTCGCCCGGGCCGACGACCGGCTGCTGAGCGTCGTGACGTTCGAGTTCCACGAGGGCGTGTGCACGGAGGTGCGGGCGGTGGTGAATCCCGACAAGCTGGAGTTCGCGGGCCGCCAGCTGGCACGGGTGTAG
- a CDS encoding riboflavin synthase, translated as MFTGIVEELGEVTAVEILDDASRFRLRGPVVTQGAQHGDSIAVNGVCLTVVEHEGDEFTADVMAETLDRSSLGALTVGSRVNLERPMAVGERLGGHIVQGHVDGTGTVIERKPSENWEIVKISLPADLSRYVVEKGSITVDGISLTVVDAGPDYFTVSLIPTTLDLTTLGLKQPGDPVNLEVDVIAKYVERLLGDRATAEGAGK; from the coding sequence GTGTTCACCGGAATCGTCGAAGAGCTGGGTGAGGTCACCGCCGTCGAGATTCTCGACGACGCCTCGCGTTTCCGGCTGCGTGGCCCCGTCGTCACGCAGGGCGCGCAGCACGGCGACTCCATCGCCGTCAACGGAGTCTGTCTCACGGTCGTCGAACACGAGGGCGACGAGTTCACCGCCGACGTCATGGCGGAGACCCTGGACCGCTCCAGCCTCGGCGCCCTGACCGTCGGCTCCCGCGTCAACCTCGAACGCCCCATGGCCGTGGGCGAGCGCCTCGGCGGGCACATCGTGCAGGGACACGTCGACGGCACGGGCACGGTCATCGAGCGCAAGCCGTCCGAGAACTGGGAGATCGTGAAGATCTCGCTCCCCGCGGACCTCTCCCGCTACGTGGTCGAGAAGGGCTCCATCACCGTCGACGGCATCAGCCTGACGGTGGTCGACGCGGGCCCTGACTACTTCACCGTCAGCCTCATCCCCACCACCCTCGACCTGACCACGCTCGGCCTCAAGCAGCCCGGCGACCCGGTCAACCTCGAAGTCGACGTCATCGCCAAGTACGTCGAGCGACTGCTCGGCGACCGCGCCACCGCCGAGGGGGCCGGCAAGTGA
- a CDS encoding nicotinamide mononucleotide transporter family protein, whose translation MNWLNSEAFTLLDQHIKWSDMLGNVIGLIALALGWRRSIWSWPVQFLSGVILFAAFATAHLSGSAGKQVVVMVVAVYGWWQWNRGKGQDGSIAVRFASWRERAVMAGAAAVGTVAVAGLFFAYPSLSWDPWPDAYIFVGTIVAMYAQARGMVEFWFAWLLVDLVGVPLNFANGFAFSGFVYVLYGALVLWGMRDWWLRSRKAGQPVLEGAPA comes from the coding sequence GTGAACTGGCTCAACTCCGAGGCCTTCACGCTCCTCGACCAGCACATCAAGTGGTCGGACATGCTCGGCAACGTGATCGGTCTGATCGCCCTCGCGCTCGGCTGGCGCCGCTCCATATGGAGCTGGCCCGTCCAGTTCCTCTCCGGCGTCATCCTCTTCGCGGCGTTCGCGACCGCCCACCTCTCCGGCAGCGCCGGCAAGCAGGTCGTCGTCATGGTCGTCGCGGTGTACGGCTGGTGGCAGTGGAACCGCGGAAAGGGCCAGGACGGCTCCATCGCGGTGCGGTTCGCCAGCTGGCGTGAGCGTGCCGTGATGGCCGGTGCCGCGGCCGTCGGCACCGTCGCGGTCGCCGGTCTGTTCTTCGCGTACCCGTCCCTCTCCTGGGACCCCTGGCCGGACGCGTACATCTTCGTCGGCACCATCGTCGCGATGTACGCCCAGGCGCGCGGCATGGTCGAGTTCTGGTTCGCCTGGCTGCTGGTCGACCTGGTGGGCGTGCCTCTCAACTTCGCCAACGGCTTCGCCTTCTCCGGTTTCGTCTACGTCCTGTACGGCGCGCTCGTCCTGTGGGGCATGCGCGACTGGTGGCTGCGCTCCCGCAAGGCCGGGCAGCCCGTCCTGGAAGGAGCCCCGGCATGA
- a CDS encoding bifunctional 3,4-dihydroxy-2-butanone-4-phosphate synthase/GTP cyclohydrolase II: MTTAPVWYSTGHDLDASDFALDPVEQAIADIAAGRPVVVVDDEDRENEGDLVIAAEKATPEIVAFMMSECRGLICAPMEGDELDRLRLPQMVDDNTESMKTAFTVSVDASAAHGVTTGISASDRATTLQLLADGTAQADDFVRPGHIFPLRAKSGGVLVRNGHTEAAVDLARLAGLRPAGAIVEIAGEDGRMLRLPELIPFARKHGLTIISIEDLIAYRRTAEPTVRREAKTQLPTAFGEFTAYGYRSIVDGVEHVALVHGEIGDGEDVLVRVHSECLTGDIFHSLRCDCGPQLQTSMERIQTEGRGIVVYLRGHEGRGIGLLSKLRAYELQERGRDTLDANLELGLPADARDYGASAQILEDLGVHSLRLMTNNPDKTDALVRHGLKVTGREPMPVQAGEHNLRYLRTKRDRMGHDLPWLDTTTVSACGNQ, encoded by the coding sequence ATGACTACGGCGCCGGTTTGGTACAGCACCGGGCACGATCTTGATGCCTCGGACTTCGCGCTCGATCCGGTCGAGCAGGCCATCGCCGACATCGCGGCGGGCCGTCCGGTTGTGGTCGTCGACGACGAGGACCGGGAGAACGAGGGCGACCTCGTCATCGCCGCCGAGAAGGCGACCCCCGAGATCGTCGCCTTCATGATGAGCGAGTGCCGCGGGCTGATCTGCGCGCCCATGGAGGGCGACGAGCTGGACCGGCTCCGGCTCCCGCAGATGGTCGACGACAACACCGAGTCGATGAAAACCGCGTTCACGGTGTCGGTGGACGCGTCCGCCGCTCACGGTGTGACCACCGGCATCTCGGCGTCCGACCGTGCCACCACGCTTCAGCTCCTCGCCGACGGCACCGCCCAGGCCGACGACTTCGTCCGCCCCGGCCACATCTTCCCGCTGCGCGCCAAGTCCGGCGGCGTCCTGGTCCGCAACGGCCACACCGAGGCCGCCGTCGACCTCGCCCGCCTCGCGGGTCTGCGCCCGGCCGGCGCGATCGTCGAGATCGCGGGCGAGGACGGCCGCATGCTCCGGCTGCCCGAGCTGATCCCCTTCGCCCGCAAGCACGGCCTCACGATCATCTCCATCGAGGACCTGATCGCCTACCGCCGTACCGCCGAACCCACGGTCCGGCGCGAGGCGAAGACCCAGCTGCCCACCGCCTTCGGTGAGTTCACGGCGTACGGCTACCGCTCCATCGTCGACGGCGTCGAGCACGTCGCCCTCGTGCACGGCGAGATCGGCGACGGCGAGGACGTCCTCGTCCGCGTCCACTCCGAATGCCTCACCGGCGACATCTTCCACTCGCTGCGCTGCGACTGCGGCCCCCAGCTCCAGACGTCCATGGAGCGCATCCAGACCGAGGGCCGCGGCATCGTCGTCTACCTGCGCGGCCACGAGGGACGCGGCATCGGGCTGCTCTCCAAGCTGCGGGCGTACGAGCTCCAGGAGCGCGGCCGCGACACGCTCGACGCCAACCTGGAACTCGGCCTGCCCGCCGACGCCCGGGACTACGGCGCCAGCGCGCAGATCCTGGAGGACCTCGGCGTGCACAGCCTGCGCCTGATGACCAACAACCCCGACAAGACCGACGCGCTCGTCCGGCACGGCCTCAAGGTCACCGGCCGGGAGCCGATGCCCGTACAGGCAGGCGAGCACAACCTCCGCTATCTGCGCACCAAGCGGGACCGGATGGGTCACGACCTGCCCTGGCTGGACACGACCACCGTGTCCGCCTGCGGCAACCAGTAA
- the ribH gene encoding 6,7-dimethyl-8-ribityllumazine synthase, with protein sequence MSGKGAPELSVRNCGDLRVAVIAAQWHEKVMDGLVDGALRALHELGIDEPTLLRVPGSFELPVVAKVLAGRGYDAIVALGVVIRGGTPHFEYVCQGVTNGLTQVSIDTGVPVGFGVLTCDTEEQALDRAGIEGSNEDKGHEAVTAAVATAATLRSVSEPWR encoded by the coding sequence GTGAGCGGCAAGGGTGCACCTGAACTGTCCGTACGCAACTGCGGCGACCTGCGCGTCGCGGTCATCGCGGCACAGTGGCACGAAAAGGTGATGGACGGCCTCGTCGACGGCGCACTGCGCGCCCTGCACGAGCTGGGAATCGACGAGCCGACCCTGCTCAGGGTCCCGGGCAGCTTCGAGCTCCCGGTCGTCGCCAAGGTCCTCGCGGGCCGCGGCTACGACGCGATCGTCGCGCTCGGCGTCGTCATCCGCGGCGGCACCCCGCACTTCGAGTACGTGTGCCAGGGCGTCACCAACGGCCTCACCCAGGTCTCCATCGACACCGGTGTCCCCGTCGGCTTCGGCGTGCTGACCTGCGACACCGAGGAGCAGGCCCTCGACCGCGCGGGCATCGAGGGCTCCAACGAGGACAAGGGACACGAGGCGGTGACCGCCGCCGTGGCGACCGCGGCCACGCTGCGCTCAGTATCTGAACCCTGGCGCTGA
- a CDS encoding phosphoribosyl-ATP diphosphatase translates to MSKKTFEELFTELQQKAANGDPATSRTAELVGKGVHAIGKKVVEEAAEVWMAAEYEGKDAAAEEISQLLYHVQVMMVARGISLDDVYAHL, encoded by the coding sequence ATGTCCAAGAAGACGTTCGAGGAGCTGTTCACCGAGCTCCAGCAGAAGGCCGCCAACGGCGACCCCGCCACTTCGCGCACCGCCGAGCTGGTCGGCAAGGGCGTCCATGCCATCGGCAAGAAGGTCGTCGAAGAGGCCGCCGAGGTCTGGATGGCCGCCGAGTACGAGGGCAAGGACGCCGCCGCCGAGGAGATCTCGCAGCTGCTCTACCACGTCCAGGTGATGATGGTCGCGCGCGGCATCTCCCTCGACGACGTGTACGCCCACCTGTAA
- the hisG gene encoding ATP phosphoribosyltransferase, protein MLRIAVPNKGSLSGPAAEMLHEAGYQQRRESKELRIVDPENEVEFFYLRPRDIAIYVSSGRLDIGITGRDLLIDSGAKAEEILPLGFARSTFRFATKPGTAKGVEDLAGMTVATSYEGIVAGHLADHGIDASVVHLDGAVETAIELGVAEVIADVVETGTSLRNAGLEVFGDPIMKSEAVVIRRVGADTSDADAEPKVQQFLRRLQGVLVARTYVMMDYDCRAEHLEKAVALTPGLESPTISPLHNEGWVAVRAMVPAKEAQRIMDDLYALGARAILTTAIHACRL, encoded by the coding sequence ATGCTGCGCATCGCCGTCCCCAACAAGGGTTCCCTGTCAGGCCCTGCGGCGGAGATGCTGCATGAGGCCGGCTACCAGCAGCGCCGCGAGTCCAAGGAACTGCGGATCGTCGACCCGGAGAACGAGGTCGAGTTCTTCTACCTCCGCCCCCGCGACATCGCGATCTACGTCTCCTCCGGCCGTCTCGACATCGGCATCACCGGCCGTGACCTGCTCATCGACTCGGGCGCCAAGGCGGAGGAGATCCTCCCGCTCGGCTTCGCCCGCTCGACCTTCCGCTTCGCCACCAAGCCCGGCACCGCCAAGGGCGTCGAGGACCTCGCGGGCATGACGGTCGCCACCTCGTACGAGGGCATCGTCGCGGGGCACCTCGCCGACCACGGCATCGACGCCTCCGTCGTCCACCTCGACGGCGCGGTCGAGACCGCCATCGAGCTGGGTGTCGCCGAGGTCATCGCCGACGTCGTCGAGACCGGCACCTCGCTGCGCAACGCGGGCCTGGAGGTCTTCGGCGACCCGATCATGAAGTCCGAGGCCGTCGTCATCCGCCGTGTCGGAGCCGACACTTCGGACGCGGACGCCGAGCCCAAGGTGCAGCAGTTCCTGCGCCGACTCCAGGGCGTCCTGGTGGCCCGGACGTACGTGATGATGGACTACGACTGCCGTGCCGAGCACCTGGAGAAGGCCGTCGCCCTCACGCCCGGCCTGGAGTCGCCGACCATCTCGCCGCTGCACAACGAGGGCTGGGTCGCCGTGCGCGCCATGGTCCCCGCCAAGGAGGCCCAGCGGATCATGGACGACCTGTACGCGCTCGGCGCGCGGGCCATCCTGACCACGGCCATCCACGCCTGCCGGCTCTGA
- a CDS encoding PH domain-containing protein produces the protein MSDSHQTPALPVTFRPSRTRAVLLTAGAAIFVVITTVAMLLEQLSPGERVSFVFTAALLFAVLLLLSRPKVVADESGVTVVNIASKRRLDWAEIVQVNLRPGDPWVFLNLSDGTSLPALGIQPGIAKQRAIEDARALRALAEARSIRDPEQHQG, from the coding sequence ATGTCGGACTCCCACCAGACTCCTGCCCTTCCCGTCACGTTCCGGCCGTCCCGCACCCGGGCCGTCCTGCTCACCGCCGGTGCGGCGATCTTCGTGGTCATCACGACGGTCGCGATGCTCCTGGAGCAGCTCAGCCCGGGGGAGCGCGTCAGCTTCGTCTTCACGGCGGCGCTGCTCTTCGCGGTACTCCTGCTGCTCTCCCGGCCCAAGGTGGTCGCCGACGAGAGCGGTGTCACCGTCGTCAACATCGCCAGCAAGAGGCGCCTGGACTGGGCGGAAATCGTCCAGGTCAACCTCCGCCCCGGCGACCCCTGGGTGTTCCTCAACCTCAGTGACGGCACCAGCCTGCCCGCGCTCGGCATCCAGCCGGGCATCGCCAAGCAGCGCGCGATCGAGGACGCCCGCGCCCTGCGTGCCCTCGCCGAGGCCCGGTCCATCCGCGACCCCGAGCAACATCAGGGCTGA
- a CDS encoding hemolysin family protein, with protein sequence MTIPLLLLGAAFLLILANGFFVAAEFGLVTVERPDAEKAAADGDRRARTVVESLKELSFQLSGTQLGITITSLVVGMLAEPALAELLHGPFAAIGLPAGAVSGVAVVVGMLLAAAVQMVVGELVPKNWAVSKPLQVARFVAGPQHVFSRLFRPVIAALNAVANRLVRALGVEPAEELASARTPGELVSLARHSAQAGALEQDTADLFVRTISLAGLTAQHVMTPRVKVSALQSSATAEDVVNLTRATGLSRFPVYRERIDEIVGMVHLKDALAIPSHDRLRTPVGRIAQAPLLVPETLPVQPLLEQLRSEQPIAVVVDEYGGTAGVVTLEDIVEELVGEVRDEHDGQDLPELAAAPPEDGRPAWDADGSCRVDILQRIGLDVPEGPYETVAGLVADLLGRIPAPGDRAELPGWRLSVRQVGHYRAERVRLVRTAPLAEAVR encoded by the coding sequence ATGACCATCCCCCTGCTGCTCCTTGGAGCGGCGTTTCTGCTGATTCTGGCCAACGGCTTCTTCGTCGCGGCGGAGTTCGGCCTGGTCACGGTCGAGCGCCCCGACGCCGAGAAGGCCGCGGCCGACGGCGACCGACGGGCCCGTACGGTCGTCGAATCACTCAAGGAGCTGTCCTTCCAGCTCTCCGGCACCCAGCTCGGCATCACCATCACCTCGCTCGTCGTCGGCATGCTCGCCGAACCGGCGCTCGCCGAGCTGCTGCACGGACCCTTCGCCGCGATCGGGCTGCCCGCGGGCGCCGTGTCCGGCGTCGCCGTGGTGGTCGGCATGCTGCTCGCCGCGGCCGTGCAAATGGTCGTCGGCGAACTCGTGCCCAAGAACTGGGCGGTGTCCAAGCCCCTGCAGGTCGCCCGCTTCGTCGCGGGCCCGCAGCATGTCTTCTCCCGCCTGTTCCGTCCGGTGATCGCCGCGCTCAACGCGGTCGCCAACCGGCTCGTACGCGCCCTGGGCGTCGAGCCCGCCGAGGAGCTGGCCTCCGCCCGCACCCCCGGCGAACTCGTCTCCCTGGCCCGGCACTCCGCGCAGGCCGGCGCCCTGGAGCAGGACACCGCGGATCTCTTCGTACGGACCATCTCGCTCGCCGGCCTGACCGCGCAGCACGTCATGACCCCGCGCGTGAAGGTCAGCGCCCTCCAGTCCTCCGCGACCGCCGAGGACGTCGTCAACCTCACCCGCGCCACCGGCCTGTCCCGCTTCCCCGTCTACCGGGAGCGGATCGACGAGATCGTCGGCATGGTGCACCTCAAGGACGCCCTCGCGATCCCCTCGCACGACCGGCTGCGTACCCCGGTCGGCCGGATCGCCCAGGCCCCCCTGCTCGTCCCGGAGACGCTGCCCGTGCAGCCGCTGCTGGAACAGCTGCGCAGCGAGCAGCCGATCGCCGTCGTCGTCGACGAGTACGGCGGTACGGCGGGCGTGGTCACCCTGGAGGACATCGTCGAGGAGCTGGTCGGCGAGGTCCGCGACGAGCACGACGGGCAGGACCTGCCCGAACTCGCCGCCGCCCCGCCCGAGGACGGCCGGCCCGCCTGGGACGCCGACGGCAGCTGCCGGGTCGACATCCTGCAGCGCATAGGCCTGGACGTGCCCGAAGGTCCGTACGAGACCGTCGCCGGCCTCGTCGCCGATCTGCTCGGCCGGATCCCCGCCCCCGGCGACAGGGCCGAACTGCCCGGCTGGCGTCTGTCGGTGCGCCAGGTCGGGCACTACCGCGCCGAACGCGTCCGCCTGGTGCGGACCGCGCCCCTTGCGGAGGCCGTGCGATGA
- a CDS encoding hemolysin family protein: MSVLQLLFAALLVLANGFFVGAEFALVSVRRSQIEPLGTARARQVLYGLERLPQMMAAAQFGITVCSLTLGAVAEPTVAHLLEPVFEAVRLPEGLIHPLGYVIALALVVFFHLVIGEMVPKNLAMAAPEKTALWLSPGLVAFARLCRPVTAALGACARLILKLFGVEPKDEVEAVFTSEQLNRLVEDSGQAGLLDPEEQERLEDALELGSRPVTDVLLDRDSLVTVGPSVTPGQIVALTARTGYSRFPVVAENGAFMSCYLHVKDVLDLEESERAVPQQIWRPMTTLRSELPLDDALTVMRRAATHLAQVADASGKVLGLVALEDVLELLVGEVRDPAHRQAPAVRVSDPRPSEAPEEALAS; this comes from the coding sequence ATGAGCGTGCTCCAACTCCTGTTCGCCGCGCTGCTGGTGCTCGCCAACGGCTTCTTCGTCGGCGCCGAGTTTGCGCTCGTCTCCGTGCGGCGTAGCCAGATCGAACCGCTGGGGACCGCGCGGGCCCGACAGGTCCTGTACGGCCTGGAGCGGCTGCCGCAGATGATGGCCGCGGCCCAGTTCGGCATCACCGTCTGCTCGTTGACGCTCGGCGCGGTTGCCGAGCCGACCGTCGCCCATCTGCTGGAGCCGGTCTTCGAGGCGGTCCGTCTGCCCGAGGGGTTGATCCACCCGCTCGGATACGTCATCGCGCTGGCCCTCGTCGTCTTCTTCCACCTCGTCATCGGCGAGATGGTGCCGAAGAACCTGGCGATGGCCGCGCCCGAGAAGACGGCGCTGTGGCTCAGCCCCGGCCTGGTCGCCTTCGCGCGGCTGTGCCGGCCGGTCACGGCGGCCCTCGGCGCGTGCGCGCGGCTCATCCTGAAGCTCTTCGGTGTGGAGCCCAAGGACGAGGTCGAGGCGGTCTTCACGAGCGAACAGCTCAACCGTCTCGTCGAGGACTCCGGTCAGGCGGGCCTCCTCGACCCCGAGGAGCAGGAGCGCCTCGAAGACGCCCTGGAGCTGGGTTCCCGCCCGGTCACCGACGTCCTCCTGGACCGCGACTCCCTGGTGACCGTGGGCCCCTCGGTCACCCCGGGCCAGATCGTCGCGCTCACCGCGCGCACCGGGTACTCCCGCTTCCCGGTGGTCGCCGAGAACGGCGCCTTCATGAGCTGCTACCTGCATGTGAAGGACGTGCTCGACCTGGAGGAGTCCGAGCGGGCGGTACCCCAGCAGATCTGGCGCCCGATGACGACCCTGCGCTCCGAACTCCCGCTGGACGACGCCCTCACGGTGATGCGCCGTGCGGCGACGCATCTCGCGCAGGTCGCCGACGCGTCCGGCAAGGTGCTGGGTCTTGTGGCCCTGGAGGACGTACTGGAGCTGCTGGTCGGCGAGGTACGTGACCCGGCCCACCGCCAGGCTCCAGCCGTACGCGTCTCGGACCCACGCCCCAGCGAGGCCCCGGAGGAGGCCCTGGCAAGCTGA